One genomic segment of Bifidobacterium breve DSM 20213 = JCM 1192 includes these proteins:
- the rplP gene encoding 50S ribosomal protein L16, with protein MLIPKRTKYRKQHRPVRSGMSKGGNEINFGDFGIQALAPAYVTNRQIEAARIAMTRYIKRGGRVWITIFPDRPLTKHPLGARMGSGKGAPEFWIANVRPGRVMFEIGGVSEDVAREALRRAIDKLPMKCRIIAREGGDI; from the coding sequence ATGCTTATCCCCAAGAGGACTAAGTACCGCAAGCAGCACCGCCCCGTGCGTTCTGGCATGTCCAAGGGCGGCAACGAGATCAACTTCGGTGATTTCGGCATCCAGGCTCTTGCCCCGGCCTACGTGACCAACCGTCAGATCGAGGCCGCACGTATCGCCATGACCCGCTACATCAAGCGTGGTGGCCGCGTGTGGATCACGATCTTCCCGGATCGTCCGTTGACCAAGCACCCGCTCGGCGCCCGAATGGGTTCCGGTAAGGGCGCCCCGGAGTTCTGGATCGCGAACGTCCGCCCTGGTCGCGTGATGTTCGAGATCGGTGGTGTGTCTGAGGACGTCGCTCGCGAAGCCCTCCGTCGTGCTATCGACAAGCTCCCGATGAAGTGCCGCATTATCGCACGTGAAGGTGGTGATATCTGA
- a CDS encoding type Z 30S ribosomal protein S14: MAKTALKNKAAGKPKFKVRAYTRCQVCGRPHSVYRKFGLCRICLREKAHRGELPGVTKSSW; the protein is encoded by the coding sequence ATGGCAAAAACCGCTCTTAAGAACAAGGCGGCCGGCAAGCCGAAGTTCAAGGTGCGCGCTTACACGCGCTGCCAGGTCTGCGGTCGTCCCCACTCCGTCTACCGCAAGTTCGGCCTGTGCCGCATCTGCCTTCGCGAGAAGGCTCACCGCGGTGAACTGCCCGGCGTTACGAAGTCCAGTTGGTAA
- the rpsM gene encoding 30S ribosomal protein S13 — translation MARLAGVDIPNEKRIEIALTYIFGVGRTRAKETLAATGINPDIRVKDLTDEQLITLRDYLEANYKIEGDLRREVDADIRRKIQINCYQGQRHRKGLPVRGQRTKTNARTRKGPKRTVAGKKKATK, via the coding sequence ATGGCACGTCTTGCCGGAGTCGACATCCCCAATGAGAAGCGCATCGAGATCGCCCTCACCTACATTTTCGGTGTTGGTCGTACTCGTGCCAAGGAAACGCTTGCCGCGACCGGTATTAACCCGGACATCCGCGTCAAGGATCTTACCGACGAGCAGCTGATTACGCTGCGTGACTACCTCGAAGCTAACTACAAGATCGAGGGTGACCTGCGTCGTGAAGTCGATGCAGATATTCGTCGCAAGATTCAGATCAACTGCTACCAAGGCCAGCGTCACCGTAAGGGACTTCCTGTGCGCGGTCAGCGCACCAAGACCAACGCCCGTACCCGCAAGGGCCCGAAGCGTACAGTCGCCGGAAAGAAGAAGGCCACCAAGTAA
- the rpsH gene encoding 30S ribosomal protein S8, translating into MTMTDPIADMLTRLRNASAAKHETVDMPYSKFKANIAEILKREGYIKDFTAKEAKVGQTLEVTLKYGPNGERSIQGIKRISKPGLRRYAKSDSLPMPLGGLGIAIISTSSGLLTQKECLDRGIGGEIVAFVW; encoded by the coding sequence ATGACAATGACAGATCCGATCGCAGACATGCTTACGCGTCTGCGTAATGCGAGCGCGGCAAAGCACGAGACCGTGGATATGCCGTACTCCAAGTTCAAGGCGAACATCGCCGAGATCCTGAAGCGCGAAGGCTACATCAAGGACTTCACCGCTAAGGAAGCCAAGGTCGGCCAGACTCTTGAGGTCACCCTCAAGTACGGTCCGAACGGTGAGCGTTCCATTCAGGGCATCAAGCGCATCTCCAAGCCGGGCCTTCGTCGTTATGCGAAGTCCGACTCCCTGCCGATGCCGCTCGGTGGCCTGGGTATCGCCATCATCTCGACTTCCTCGGGACTGCTGACTCAGAAGGAATGCCTCGACCGGGGCATTGGCGGCGAAATTGTCGCCTTCGTGTGGTGA
- the secY gene encoding preprotein translocase subunit SecY, with product MRTLIQALKTKELRKKILFVLFIIIVYRIGSFIPTPGVDYNVVNKCMATTGSASQENFIGLVNLFSGGAMLQLSIFALGVMPYITASIVVQLLRVVIPRFEALHKEGQSGEAKLTQYTRYLTIGLAVLQSTTILVTARSGALFNYKCDQVIPDGSVWNLVVMVLIMTGGTGLIMWMAELVTDKGIGQGMSILIFMSICSGFLPQLWEIGYGTNGTDGDWLKFGIVVGVLVVILIFVDFVELCQRRVPVQYTRRMIGRKMYGGSSTYLPLKINMSGVIPPIFASSILAIPTLIAQFGKSDQSWVKWINSNLANTTSVWYIALYALMIVFFCFFYTSITFNPDETADNMKQYGGFIPGIRAGNATSRYLTYVMNRLNTVGAVYLLFVALIPTVLIMALGLNAKLPFGGTTILIIAGVGLDTLRQAKAQTEQFQYTGFLLENVDHKEG from the coding sequence GTGAGGACACTAATCCAGGCCCTGAAGACCAAAGAGCTGAGGAAGAAGATTCTCTTCGTCCTGTTCATCATCATCGTCTACCGCATCGGTTCGTTCATTCCGACGCCGGGCGTGGACTACAACGTGGTGAACAAGTGCATGGCCACCACTGGTAGCGCCTCACAGGAGAACTTCATCGGATTGGTGAACCTCTTCTCTGGTGGCGCTATGCTTCAGCTGTCCATCTTCGCGCTGGGCGTCATGCCGTACATCACCGCATCCATCGTTGTGCAGCTGCTGCGTGTGGTTATTCCGCGCTTCGAGGCCCTGCACAAGGAGGGTCAGTCCGGTGAGGCCAAGCTCACCCAGTACACCCGTTACCTGACCATTGGTTTGGCTGTACTCCAGTCCACCACCATTTTGGTCACCGCTCGCTCCGGCGCCCTGTTCAACTACAAGTGTGACCAGGTCATTCCGGACGGCTCCGTGTGGAACCTCGTGGTCATGGTGCTGATCATGACCGGCGGCACCGGCCTGATCATGTGGATGGCCGAGCTTGTGACCGACAAGGGCATCGGCCAGGGCATGTCCATCTTGATCTTCATGTCCATATGCTCCGGCTTCCTGCCGCAGCTGTGGGAGATTGGCTACGGCACCAACGGCACTGATGGCGATTGGCTGAAGTTCGGCATCGTTGTGGGCGTGCTCGTGGTCATCCTCATCTTCGTTGACTTCGTGGAACTGTGCCAGCGCCGCGTGCCGGTGCAGTACACCCGACGCATGATTGGCCGCAAGATGTACGGTGGCTCCTCCACCTACCTGCCGCTTAAGATCAATATGTCCGGCGTTATTCCGCCCATCTTCGCCTCCTCGATTCTGGCCATCCCGACCCTGATCGCCCAGTTCGGCAAGTCCGACCAGTCTTGGGTCAAGTGGATCAACAGCAACCTCGCGAACACCACTTCGGTGTGGTACATCGCGCTGTATGCCCTGATGATTGTGTTCTTCTGCTTCTTCTACACCTCGATCACGTTCAACCCGGACGAGACCGCAGACAACATGAAGCAGTACGGCGGCTTCATCCCCGGCATCCGCGCCGGCAACGCCACCAGCCGCTACCTGACCTACGTGATGAACCGACTCAACACCGTCGGTGCCGTCTACCTGCTGTTCGTGGCCCTGATTCCGACCGTGCTCATCATGGCCCTCGGACTCAATGCCAAGCTGCCGTTCGGTGGTACCACCATCCTGATTATCGCCGGCGTCGGCCTTGACACCCTGCGTCAGGCCAAGGCCCAGACCGAGCAGTTCCAGTACACCGGCTTCCTGCTCGAGAACGTGGATCATAAGGAAGGCTGA
- the rpsK gene encoding 30S ribosomal protein S11 encodes MAAPKQAARKPRRRDRKSVPVGQAHIKSTFNNTIISITDPSGAVVSWASGGDVGFKGSRKSTPYAAGMAAESAARKAMEHGVKKVDVFVKGPGSGRETAIRSLQSAGLEVGSITDVTPQAHNGVRPPKRRRV; translated from the coding sequence ATGGCAGCGCCTAAGCAAGCCGCTCGTAAGCCCCGTCGTCGTGACCGCAAGTCGGTCCCGGTCGGCCAGGCTCACATCAAGTCCACTTTCAACAACACGATCATCTCGATCACCGATCCGTCTGGCGCCGTGGTGTCCTGGGCATCCGGTGGCGACGTCGGTTTCAAGGGCTCCCGTAAGTCCACTCCGTACGCCGCTGGTATGGCTGCCGAGTCCGCCGCCCGCAAGGCGATGGAGCACGGTGTCAAGAAGGTCGACGTGTTCGTCAAGGGCCCGGGTTCCGGTCGTGAAACCGCTATCCGCTCCCTGCAGTCCGCGGGCCTCGAGGTCGGTTCCATCACCGACGTCACCCCGCAAGCCCACAACGGCGTTCGTCCTCCGAAGCGTCGTCGCGTCTGA
- a CDS encoding adenylate kinase, protein MRLLIMGPQGVGKGTQAALLAEHFNIPTISTGDIFRYNIKNKTELGLEAMSYTDKGELVPDSLTNKIVKDRLAKEDCANGWILDGYPRNAAQVTALDEMLADLGTPLDHVVALEAARDVLLERMKKRAAEQGRADDTPEAIAKRLETYEKETAPLLDIYESRGLLVVVNGVGDIDEISRRIISHLQ, encoded by the coding sequence ATGCGTCTGCTCATCATGGGACCTCAAGGCGTGGGCAAAGGCACCCAGGCTGCGCTGCTCGCTGAGCACTTCAACATCCCCACCATCTCCACCGGCGATATCTTCCGCTACAACATCAAGAACAAGACCGAACTCGGTCTTGAAGCGATGAGCTACACCGATAAGGGCGAGCTGGTTCCGGATTCCCTGACCAACAAGATCGTCAAGGATCGTCTGGCCAAGGAAGACTGTGCCAACGGCTGGATTCTTGATGGCTACCCGCGCAACGCCGCCCAGGTCACCGCACTTGACGAAATGCTGGCCGACCTCGGCACTCCGCTCGACCACGTGGTGGCTCTCGAAGCCGCCCGTGACGTGCTGCTGGAGCGCATGAAGAAGCGTGCCGCCGAGCAGGGTCGTGCTGATGACACCCCGGAGGCCATCGCCAAGCGTTTGGAAACCTACGAGAAGGAAACCGCCCCGCTGCTCGACATCTACGAGTCCCGCGGTCTGCTGGTCGTGGTCAACGGTGTCGGCGACATCGACGAGATCAGCCGCCGCATCATCAGCCACCTGCAGTAG
- the rplF gene encoding 50S ribosomal protein L6, which yields MASHIGKLPIAIPAGVEVKIEGQNFSAKGAKGSDSYVIPEGITAAVEGNEIIVTPADDLRPTRAKHGLARSIMAGMVKGVHDGYSKTLEIVGTGYRAVAKGQGIEFFLGYSHTITVNPPEGITLKVTDANHVVVEGIDKQAVGQVAANIRKLRAPEPYKGKGVKYADERILRKAGKAGK from the coding sequence ATGGCATCGCATATTGGTAAGCTCCCCATCGCCATCCCCGCTGGCGTTGAAGTCAAGATTGAAGGTCAGAATTTCTCGGCCAAGGGCGCCAAGGGTTCTGATTCCTACGTGATTCCGGAAGGCATCACCGCTGCCGTTGAGGGCAACGAGATCATCGTTACCCCGGCTGATGACCTGCGTCCGACCCGTGCCAAGCACGGTCTGGCTCGTTCCATCATGGCCGGCATGGTCAAGGGTGTGCACGATGGCTACTCCAAGACTCTTGAGATCGTCGGCACCGGTTACCGCGCCGTCGCCAAGGGTCAGGGCATCGAGTTCTTCCTCGGCTACTCCCACACCATCACCGTCAACCCGCCCGAAGGTATCACCCTCAAGGTGACCGATGCCAACCACGTGGTTGTCGAGGGCATTGACAAGCAGGCTGTGGGCCAGGTCGCCGCCAACATCCGCAAGCTGCGCGCTCCGGAACCCTACAAGGGCAAGGGCGTCAAGTACGCCGATGAGCGCATCCTGCGCAAGGCTGGAAAGGCTGGTAAGTGA
- the rplE gene encoding 50S ribosomal protein L5, protein MTDTTVEAPATPRLKVKYNEQIIPELEKEFKYSNPMQVARVQKVVVSMGVGAAARDSKLIEGAVKDLTLITGQKPKITKAKKSVAQFHLREGQAIGAYVTLRGDRMWEFLDRLLTLALPRIRDFRGINGHQFDGQGNYNFGLTEQSMFHEIDPDSIDHVRGMDITVVTSTKDDTEAYALLKHLGFPFKEN, encoded by the coding sequence ATGACCGATACCACTGTCGAAGCGCCGGCCACCCCGCGCTTGAAGGTCAAGTACAACGAGCAGATCATCCCTGAGCTCGAGAAGGAGTTCAAGTACTCCAACCCGATGCAGGTTGCTCGTGTGCAGAAGGTCGTCGTCTCCATGGGCGTCGGTGCCGCAGCTCGCGACTCCAAGCTCATCGAAGGCGCCGTCAAGGATCTCACCCTGATCACCGGCCAGAAGCCGAAGATCACCAAGGCCAAGAAGTCCGTTGCGCAGTTCCACCTGCGTGAAGGCCAGGCCATCGGTGCATACGTCACCCTGCGCGGCGACCGTATGTGGGAGTTCCTGGATCGTCTGCTGACCCTTGCGCTGCCCCGTATCCGCGACTTCCGCGGTATCAACGGTCACCAGTTCGATGGCCAGGGCAACTACAACTTTGGTCTCACCGAGCAGTCCATGTTCCATGAGATCGATCCTGATTCGATCGATCACGTGCGCGGTATGGACATCACTGTGGTGACCTCCACCAAGGACGACACGGAAGCTTACGCGCTCTTGAAGCACCTCGGCTTCCCCTTCAAGGAGAACTGA
- the rpmC gene encoding 50S ribosomal protein L29, translated as MAVGTADYSIKNLNEKTNAEIEGFLKKSKEELFNLRFQHATGQLENTARLKAVKSDIARMYTVLRERELGISQEPAATESKEK; from the coding sequence ATGGCAGTCGGTACCGCTGATTACTCCATCAAGAATCTCAACGAGAAGACCAACGCGGAAATCGAAGGCTTCCTCAAGAAGTCCAAGGAAGAGCTGTTCAACCTGCGCTTCCAGCACGCCACTGGTCAGCTCGAGAACACCGCCCGTCTCAAGGCTGTCAAGAGCGACATCGCCCGCATGTACACTGTGCTGCGTGAGCGTGAGCTTGGCATCAGCCAGGAGCCGGCCGCTACCGAATCCAAGGAGAAGTGA
- the rpmJ gene encoding 50S ribosomal protein L36: MKVSPSVKRICENCRVIRRHGRVMVICVNPRHKQRQG, from the coding sequence ATGAAGGTCAGCCCTAGCGTGAAGAGGATCTGCGAAAACTGCCGCGTGATCCGCCGTCACGGCCGCGTCATGGTGATCTGCGTCAACCCCCGCCACAAGCAGCGTCAGGGCTGA
- the rplO gene encoding 50S ribosomal protein L15 yields the protein MADNEILQMHDLKPAPGAKKDRTRVGRGEGSKGKTSGRGAKGQTKRTHVRPGFEGGQLPLYMRLPKLRGFKNPFRVEFQVVNIARLVEVFPQGGEVTAEDLVAKGVVRGNAPVKVLGEGETTVAFTLKGVKASASAKSKIEAAGGSVVED from the coding sequence ATGGCAGATAACGAAATCCTGCAGATGCACGATTTGAAGCCCGCCCCGGGCGCCAAGAAGGACCGCACCCGCGTGGGTCGCGGTGAAGGCTCCAAGGGCAAGACTTCCGGTCGTGGCGCCAAGGGCCAGACCAAGCGCACTCACGTGCGTCCTGGCTTCGAAGGTGGCCAGCTGCCGCTGTACATGCGCCTGCCGAAGCTCCGTGGCTTCAAGAACCCGTTCCGTGTGGAGTTCCAGGTGGTCAACATTGCTCGTCTCGTTGAGGTCTTCCCTCAGGGCGGCGAAGTGACTGCCGAGGATCTGGTTGCCAAGGGCGTCGTCCGTGGCAACGCTCCGGTCAAGGTTCTGGGCGAAGGCGAAACCACCGTGGCATTCACCCTCAAGGGTGTCAAGGCCTCGGCTTCCGCCAAGTCCAAGATCGAAGCTGCCGGCGGCTCCGTCGTTGAGGACTGA
- the rplR gene encoding 50S ribosomal protein L18 encodes MSVAILGKGKKVALKRRHVRIRKRISGTAERPRLVVTRSNRHMVAQVVDDTKGVTLVSASTLQADFAGFKGTKTEAAKKVGELIADKAKAAGITEVVFDRGGNKYTGRVAAVADGAREGGLAL; translated from the coding sequence ATGAGCGTAGCTATTCTCGGAAAAGGCAAGAAGGTTGCTCTCAAGCGCCGTCACGTGCGTATCCGCAAGCGCATCTCCGGTACCGCCGAGCGTCCGCGCCTGGTGGTCACCCGTTCCAACCGTCACATGGTTGCTCAGGTGGTCGACGACACCAAGGGCGTGACTCTCGTGTCCGCCTCCACCCTGCAGGCCGACTTTGCCGGTTTCAAGGGCACCAAGACCGAGGCCGCCAAGAAGGTCGGCGAGCTGATCGCCGATAAGGCCAAGGCTGCCGGCATCACCGAGGTCGTTTTCGACCGCGGTGGCAACAAGTACACCGGTCGCGTCGCAGCCGTTGCTGATGGCGCCCGCGAGGGAGGTCTTGCACTGTGA
- the rpsC gene encoding 30S ribosomal protein S3 — protein sequence MGQKINPFGYRLGITENHRSKWFSDSNKAGERYRDFVLEDDQIRKEMSKDLERAGVSRIVIERTRDRVRVDIHTARPGIVIGRRGAEAERVRAKLEKLTGKQVQLNIFEVKNAALDAQLVAQGIAEQLTNRVTFRRAMRKAQQDAMHAGAKGIRIKLSGRLGGAEMSRSEFYREGRVPLQTLRALIDYGFFEAKTTYGRIGVKVWIYKGDMTESEFEEQQAQQNNRPGRRGDRRPRRGNRSAAQQNAQAPKAEAPAEATAAAETKE from the coding sequence ATGGGTCAGAAGATCAATCCGTTTGGCTACCGCCTGGGCATCACCGAGAATCACCGTTCCAAGTGGTTCTCTGACTCCAACAAGGCCGGCGAACGCTACCGCGACTTCGTTCTCGAGGACGATCAGATCCGTAAGGAAATGAGCAAGGATCTCGAGCGCGCAGGCGTGTCCCGCATCGTCATCGAGCGCACCCGTGACCGTGTCCGCGTGGACATTCACACCGCCCGTCCGGGCATTGTGATCGGTCGTCGTGGCGCCGAGGCTGAGCGCGTTCGCGCCAAGCTGGAGAAGTTGACCGGCAAGCAGGTTCAGCTCAACATCTTCGAAGTCAAGAACGCCGCGCTGGACGCCCAGCTCGTCGCTCAGGGCATCGCCGAGCAGTTGACCAACCGCGTCACCTTCCGTCGTGCCATGCGCAAGGCTCAGCAGGACGCCATGCACGCTGGTGCCAAGGGTATCCGCATCAAGCTCTCCGGCCGCCTCGGCGGTGCGGAAATGAGCCGTTCCGAGTTCTATCGCGAGGGCCGCGTTCCGCTGCAGACCCTCCGTGCCCTCATCGATTACGGCTTCTTCGAGGCCAAGACCACCTACGGCCGCATCGGCGTCAAGGTGTGGATCTACAAGGGCGATATGACCGAATCCGAGTTCGAAGAGCAGCAGGCTCAGCAGAACAACCGTCCGGGCCGTCGTGGCGATCGCCGCCCGCGCCGTGGCAACCGTTCCGCCGCTCAGCAGAATGCTCAGGCCCCCAAGGCCGAGGCTCCTGCCGAGGCCACTGCCGCTGCAGAAACGAAGGAGTGA
- the rplN gene encoding 50S ribosomal protein L14: MIQQETRLHVADNTGAKELLAIRVLGGSKRRYAGIGDVIVASVKDAIPGGSVKKGDVVKAVVVRTVKESRRADGSYIKFDENAAVILGSGREPKGTRIFGPVGRELREHKFMKIVSLAPEVI; encoded by the coding sequence ATGATTCAGCAGGAAACGCGGCTTCATGTCGCCGACAACACGGGTGCGAAGGAACTCCTCGCCATCCGCGTGCTCGGCGGATCGAAGCGACGCTATGCCGGCATCGGCGACGTGATCGTCGCCTCCGTCAAGGACGCCATTCCTGGCGGGTCGGTCAAGAAGGGCGACGTGGTGAAGGCCGTTGTCGTCCGTACCGTCAAGGAATCCCGCCGTGCGGATGGTTCCTACATCAAGTTCGACGAGAACGCCGCCGTTATTCTCGGCTCCGGCCGTGAACCGAAGGGCACTCGTATCTTCGGACCGGTTGGTCGTGAACTGCGTGAGCACAAGTTCATGAAGATCGTGTCCCTCGCCCCGGAGGTGATCTGA
- the rpsE gene encoding 30S ribosomal protein S5 — translation MSDNETKETQVAEETQNTVATESNNEDRKGRRGQRGEGRRGERRNRREENRGDELLDRVVTINRVSKTHKGGRTFSFAALVVVGDGNGTVGVGYGKSREVPAAIAKGQLDAKKHMFSVPRVRGTITHPVQGHDAAGTVLLRPAAPGTGVIAGGSVRAVMECAGITDVLTKSMGSATAVNVVRATVDALKQLEEPEEIAARRGLALNEVAPDALLRARAAGIDEARKAREEAAKKAAEEKDGE, via the coding sequence GTGAGCGACAACGAAACTAAGGAAACCCAAGTGGCTGAAGAAACTCAGAACACTGTGGCGACCGAATCCAACAACGAGGACCGCAAGGGTCGTCGTGGCCAGCGCGGTGAAGGCCGTCGTGGCGAGCGTCGTAACCGTCGTGAGGAAAACCGCGGCGACGAACTGCTCGATCGCGTGGTGACCATCAACCGTGTGTCCAAGACCCACAAGGGTGGTCGTACCTTCAGCTTCGCTGCTCTCGTGGTAGTGGGCGACGGTAACGGCACCGTGGGTGTCGGCTACGGCAAGTCCCGTGAAGTCCCGGCCGCCATCGCCAAGGGCCAGCTGGACGCCAAGAAGCACATGTTCTCTGTGCCTCGCGTCCGTGGCACCATCACCCACCCGGTTCAGGGTCACGACGCCGCCGGCACTGTTCTGCTGCGTCCTGCTGCCCCGGGTACCGGTGTAATCGCCGGTGGCTCCGTGCGCGCCGTCATGGAATGCGCAGGCATCACCGACGTCCTGACCAAGTCGATGGGCTCCGCCACCGCCGTTAACGTGGTGCGCGCTACCGTCGATGCTCTCAAGCAGCTCGAAGAGCCCGAGGAGATCGCCGCCCGTCGTGGTCTGGCCCTCAACGAGGTCGCTCCCGATGCCCTGCTGCGCGCTCGTGCCGCTGGTATCGATGAGGCTCGCAAGGCTCGTGAAGAGGCTGCCAAGAAGGCCGCTGAAGAGAAGGATGGTGAGTGA
- the rplX gene encoding 50S ribosomal protein L24: MAAKIKSGDLVKVIRGKDRGKEGTVKQVLDNDRLIVEGVQIVKKHVRATQQGQQAGIVSTEAPIHRSNVMVIDPETKQPTRVGITVKEEARDGKVKAVRVRVAKKSGKELA; the protein is encoded by the coding sequence ATGGCAGCCAAGATTAAGAGCGGCGACCTGGTCAAGGTCATTCGCGGCAAGGATCGCGGTAAGGAAGGCACTGTCAAGCAGGTGCTGGACAACGACCGACTGATCGTCGAAGGCGTGCAGATCGTCAAGAAGCACGTGCGCGCCACGCAGCAGGGCCAGCAGGCTGGCATCGTCTCCACTGAGGCTCCGATCCATCGCTCCAACGTGATGGTCATCGACCCGGAGACCAAGCAGCCGACCCGCGTGGGCATCACTGTTAAGGAAGAGGCGCGTGACGGCAAGGTCAAGGCCGTGCGTGTACGCGTCGCCAAGAAGTCCGGAAAGGAGCTGGCATGA
- the rpsQ gene encoding 30S ribosomal protein S17, protein MAEERNFRKVRRGYVVSDKMDKTITVELEQRSTHPLYGKVVRSTSKVKAHDEHNDAHIGDLVSIMETRPLSKTKRWRLESIIERAK, encoded by the coding sequence ATGGCTGAAGAGCGTAACTTCCGTAAGGTTCGCCGCGGCTACGTCGTGTCCGACAAGATGGACAAGACGATTACCGTCGAGCTCGAGCAGCGTTCGACCCACCCGCTGTATGGCAAGGTCGTTCGTTCCACCAGCAAGGTCAAGGCCCATGATGAACACAACGACGCCCACATTGGCGACCTCGTGAGTATTATGGAAACTCGGCCTCTGAGCAAGACCAAGCGCTGGCGTCTCGAATCCATTATCGAGCGCGCCAAGTAA
- the infA gene encoding translation initiation factor IF-1 has product MAKDGVIEVEGQVVEALPNAMFRVELENKHIVLATISGKMRKNYIRILPQDRVVLEMSPYDLNRGRITYRYK; this is encoded by the coding sequence ATGGCAAAAGACGGTGTGATTGAGGTCGAAGGACAGGTAGTGGAAGCATTGCCCAACGCAATGTTCCGCGTCGAACTCGAGAACAAGCACATCGTGCTCGCCACGATTTCCGGCAAGATGCGTAAGAATTACATTCGCATTCTGCCGCAGGACCGTGTCGTGCTGGAAATGAGCCCCTACGACCTGAACCGCGGACGCATTACGTACCGCTACAAGTAA
- the rpmD gene encoding 50S ribosomal protein L30, with the protein MAKNLKITLHHGIVNRTPAQRATIKTLGLNKIGKTVIREDTPANRGLVNAVRHLVTVEEVD; encoded by the coding sequence ATGGCTAAGAACCTGAAGATTACCCTGCACCACGGCATCGTGAACCGTACTCCGGCTCAGCGCGCCACCATCAAGACCCTCGGCCTGAACAAGATCGGCAAGACCGTGATCCGCGAGGATACCCCGGCCAACCGTGGTCTGGTGAACGCCGTGCGTCACCTGGTCACCGTTGAGGAGGTTGACTGA
- a CDS encoding DNA-directed RNA polymerase subunit alpha has product MLIAQRPTLTEESLNPQRSRFTIEPLEPGFGYTLGNSLRRTLLSSIPGAAVTSVRISGALHEFTTLPGVQEDVTEILLNIKGIVLTSEYDEPVVMYLRKSGKGEATAGDITPPSGVTIANPEQHIATLAEDGELEIEFTVERGRGYVPAQMNKQDTDEIGRIPVDSIYSPVLKVSYKVEATRVEQRTDFDKLILDVETKPAISPRDAVASAGSTLVELFGLCRELNAQAEGVEVGPAPVAEETNPEMAVPIEDLNLTQRSYNCLKREGVHTIGELVSHTEQDLLDIRNFGMKSIDEVKEKLQTLGLSLKSSPMAFDTNNLEGGTFFSPEDE; this is encoded by the coding sequence GTGCTTATTGCACAGCGTCCGACTCTGACCGAGGAATCTCTGAATCCGCAGCGCTCTCGCTTCACCATCGAGCCTCTCGAGCCTGGCTTCGGCTACACGCTCGGTAACTCGTTGCGTCGCACGCTGCTGAGTTCGATCCCGGGTGCTGCCGTGACCTCCGTGCGTATCTCCGGAGCCCTGCATGAGTTCACCACTCTGCCGGGTGTTCAGGAAGACGTCACCGAGATCCTGCTCAACATCAAGGGCATCGTGCTCACCAGCGAGTATGACGAGCCTGTGGTCATGTACCTGCGCAAGAGCGGCAAGGGCGAGGCTACTGCCGGGGACATCACCCCGCCGTCTGGCGTCACCATTGCCAATCCGGAGCAGCACATCGCTACCCTCGCCGAGGACGGCGAACTCGAGATCGAGTTCACCGTTGAGCGTGGCCGTGGCTACGTGCCTGCCCAGATGAACAAGCAGGACACCGATGAGATTGGCCGTATTCCGGTCGATTCCATCTACTCCCCGGTGCTCAAGGTGAGCTACAAGGTCGAGGCCACCCGTGTGGAACAGCGCACGGACTTCGACAAGCTCATTCTGGACGTGGAGACCAAGCCCGCCATCTCCCCGCGTGATGCGGTGGCTTCCGCCGGTTCGACCCTGGTGGAGCTCTTCGGCCTGTGCCGCGAGCTCAATGCCCAGGCCGAAGGCGTCGAGGTCGGTCCGGCCCCGGTGGCCGAGGAGACCAACCCCGAGATGGCCGTCCCGATTGAGGATCTCAACCTGACGCAGCGTTCTTACAACTGCCTCAAGCGTGAGGGTGTCCACACCATCGGTGAGCTCGTCTCCCACACCGAGCAGGATCTGCTCGACATCCGCAATTTCGGTATGAAGTCGATTGACGAAGTCAAGGAGAAGCTGCAGACTCTGGGTCTGAGCCTCAAGTCTTCGCCGATGGCCTTCGACACCAATAACCTCGAAGGCGGCACCTTCTTCTCGCCGGAAGACGAGTGA